TATGACAGATAATAAATCAAAAATTCAATTTATGTAACTTtcaagaaactaaaaaaaatgtaagacttAAAATCCAGTGAGTTTTACGATTCAGACTGCAAACTACATTTTTTGTCCAGACTAAATAATACAGTGATGAAGTAAGAATTACAAGCATTACAGGTACTACTGTACCTTTTAGAGTTGTGGATGCTTAGCAGTTTTTATTCATGAAtcttttaacttttgtttttatgactTAGATCTTAACCATGAGCACTCACATTCTTTGTACCGGGCATCTGGGTTcagctggttttcttttgttttgcttaaatcCGTTCACTTGACTATCTCaagaagttttcagaaaagtatGTTAATGATATTGTTACCAGGGAACAAAACAGAACCTGAGcccaaaacaaaactgttttgttttgttttgttttgtttttctcaagcttcaaCTGAACTGTAACCTGTTATTTTAAGGCACTTGGTGAACTCAAATCATAAACCCAGGTATTGATGCACAGTGAGAGTTTGCCTAAGTGTGTCCCTCCCGAGGACAGTCCTTCACACACGCTGCAGAGTGGGTGCCTGTCACAGTCTCCTCGTTTCCCACTCCACtcctcagcccctgctgctgtgctgccctgcgTGACACGTGAACCCAGGGGACCACATCCGCATGAATTTTTTGGTGGGTTTGTCTTAGATGAGCTGTGACTATGTTGTTCCAGGTAGGGAGGAGCAAGAAATATTGCTGACCCGGCACTCATTCAGGCAAGCGCTGCATGGGGTTTCTACCAGCAGTGCCCTGTGTTACCTGTGCCTCATTACTCTCAAccctcccctgctcctccctcaGCAGCACTGGTGCATTTGGCTGGATAGAAATGGCCTGAGTGAGTTTGTGTCTCCTCACTGCACGTGTGCAGCACAGATTTaccaggagaagggaaggctggTGATGTGACAGCTTATCTTTTGCTCCATGGTCCTGTGTGCCAGGTTTTGGGAGCTGAAGGGAAGTAGATGTACTGTTGCAGGAGCCTGAGTAGAATGCAtcatctggaagaaaagcagggaaCTGAAGTCTCTTCCTGACTGATGCACTATGCCATGGACCTACTCTGTCCCTGccattttaaagtatatttcttCATATAAAGCAAATCCGACCCATTCAGCACCTCCAAACCAGTGGTTATTGCCACAAAACATCACAGTCTGTCAGCTGTTCCCCAGCTGAAAAATACAGGGAATAGCTCCCTAATTGTCACTTGTCTTTCCATATTTGGACTTATCTAACGGGACAGTTGTCTCATGGAACACCTTTTCCCTCTTCATCTCTTATACCAGGGATTTGAGGTTCATGAGAAGGATTGCCCTGGCATCAAAGTGCCCCTGTAAAATCTGTATGAACTTGTTCAAGAGTTAAGACTCCAAGAAACTATGCCTTGCACACACTTGATAGAAGTTTGTTAGTGTTACTGATAATGATTTCATCTCCACTTTTTATTCTCCCTTTGCACTTACCCTGAGCTGTGCCATGTTCACTGCCAGGCTCATCTGAAGCCTGGCTGGCAATGTGCATATAAGATCAGTCTGAATGGCAATTGCAGAGCAGGCGTGCCATGCAGGACAGTGTCCTGGCTGCGAAGATGTGGGGCGTCACTCGCTTAGAGGTCACTGTGACTCCAGATGGTGACATTCTCggatttgctttttattttgtaacgAAGGGCAGGATGTTAGAAAACTTAGGCTCCTAGGAATCACATACACATGCAATTTCCACTGGCGTAGTGTTTTCTTCCTCGGCTCCCAGAAATAAACATGTCTGTGTAGTGATTGGAGACCCAAACTTGATTTCTTGCTGAGGTTGTTCGGGTTGTGGTGACTGAGGAGGTGCACTGcacacaaagagaagaaaatctctAGTTTTGGAAGGCTTGGATGTTCTAGAAAATGTGATTCTATTGCTGCCTCTGCCAGGCAAGTGAGACATCAGAACCTGGGTATCcccatgctttttttgttttatttacgtaaactattatatttaattatatttggtTTTGTCTTCCTACACTCTAATTCTACATCTGTCAGACAGAAGTACCAATGTCTTTTAACTTCAGGTGCACCTCTAGTACTGCAAAGACAAATTCATTATCACTTGTGAACCACGCAGATACTACAATagtaaatatattgaaaaaccCTGTAAGGAAATTAGTAACCCTGCATTCATCCCAAGATTTAAGTATTATGCTGAAAACAAGATAAACGCTGTATACTGGGTAGCAGGGATTAGAAGAGATAATAAATAACTGCTATCTGCCCTACATACTTCacattcctttaaaatattttttgttgtaatATTATATGTAACTTTAACATTCTTGGCTCCAGCGTTTGGATGAAAACTTTCCAGAGATTTTTAAGAGATACTTATCATGTTGTAAATCTTAGAAAGATTGTTTTGTGTTCATTGGTAATCAGATCTCAGAGGCAGTCTGCAAGATAATCGTCTGGGGTTTCTGGTGGCCTTTtttaatggtttcttgggagGCATCCCTTGAATCTGCAAAAAGAGTTCAGACATGATGTGTAATTTTGGTATGTCATATTATCAGTCACCTACACAGAACAAATACCAAATAAGGAAACAGTTGTATTGTTTTAGCTCAATAACTGCAACTAAATTTAATAGgcatttactgaaaacaaattataatTGCTTTATAAACTATAAGTTATTGTCACTGAACAGACCTACTTCAGACACAGACATATCTGTAGTTTAAAAGGCggctgtatatttttaaaccttacTTGATTTGCTGTCCTGACagtctaaaaataaagatttaccAAAGTGGACAGACTGTGGATGGGAGTTTGCATCCTTTCATTCCACAGCACCTTAAGCATGATTTAAGtaaaaaattctgttcttttttttttttaagcagccaTTCAAAAATATTGCAAGTTGCAGTGAAAAAAGATTTATATAGGTTTAGAGAAGTGTTTTATTACCTGACATATCTGTGTGTTATCTGCCGCTGGATGTTAATGTATCACTTACTGAGGCAAGAATTTGTAAATTTTCTGTTAAGTGTGTTGAAATGCTGTTGTAGTTTATGCATTGACAATGATATCAACAACTAAGAGATGGAGCAAATCATCAGTTAAAATACAGAGCTCATGATTATTGTCTTGTCAGAACAGAAGCATTCAAATCCTAATATATATCCCTGTCTTCTAGCTTCACAGATCTGACAattagaagagagagaaaaacaatatttttctgacaGAACAGAGATGGGGTAAAATGAACTAAAAATGGCAAATCTGAGTAATCGTGAAGACTGATTCTAGATCTGAATGCTGTGATGTCGTCATTGTTCATAATAAAAAcgtatattttctttttctacatgCGAGTCTAGTGTGTTTGGTTTCAGCATACAACAGTGTGAAAGCAGGCTCCTCTCCAGAAATTTTGCAATCAGccctttctgtgtttttgtagAACCGTAAGGCCTGAGCTTCAGATGTGTTCTTATTTATCAATTATTTCTCTCTAATAGCTGGTTTTGCAGTGGAAAGTATTGTTCATacattcatgtttttgtttcagtgtaaTGTACCCAGCCTTCCTCTGACCTTATGCGAGTCATAGCTGGGACTATTTTTAGAGATTATATTTGCAGCAAAATGCTACAAGAATGACAGTAGCAAGGATGCTGCCAATGTGAAATAAATCCATCTGCATCTCTTTCTTCCCTGAGCTGCATAAATGTAGATGTCACTAAACAGCCTGAAGCAGGATGGATGCCGTCctaaatgacatttatttagGGGCTGAATCTGTCTGGGGTCATGCTGACCAGCATCGTGATATCGGCCCTGGGCAGAACCCGGTGCTTCCCAAGACAAGCAGGGAATGTTATTATGAATGGTCATGAAATACTACTTTTCTGCATTGCTGTCTTCAGCTCTTTCCAaagagcttttctttgtttatgcAAACAAAGGTGCAGGCACCTGAGCTGTATACTTCAGTGGAATAGGGTTGATTCAGTAAGGGGATTTAAACAGGTTTTGGTCAGTGTTGGAGGCTGCAATAGATGGAGTGGAACTGTGTTGAGCTATGGTAAGTCCTACTGCATAGGAAGCATGGTGGGAAGATGtatcaaaaatctttttctcattttcatgataaataagtaaaattaaaaaaaaaaaaaaaaccctggcTAACTGCCCTTTacagcaaagagcagaaagacagaagCCTGGAGTTTTCTACTTGCAGTATTCTCTGGGCTAGGTTGCTGCTACCAGATCAAGTTATCCAGGGAGGTAGCTCCAAGTAGTACAAGGACTGGGCAGCTTCTAGGTCTCCAATACAGCAACTGTGGATGCTGAGAGCATATGAAGGGAAAGGTCCTGTGGATCCACAGAAGGTCCCACATGTTCCCCTGAATCAAGGTTCACCTCCTATGGGTATTGTCGAAGGACAGTGCAGGGCTGGATGGATCACTGGTCTGACCCAGACTGTCATTTGTTATGTTCTTGttatgttcttattttttatgaCAAAAGAAGACATGCCTTGTGCTAATGACCGTCTCTATTTAATTGCTGTCAaactctgtgcttctgttttcccatttttagGGAGGAGTAATACCCATTGCTTGGATTTTTTGCAAGGGTGGGGATATTATAAGCAAGGGGCACTGATAACTTTTGGAGACAGGCCTCGTAAGTATATTATTTTCAGCTAATTAAAGTGATTTAGTTGATTTACTGGGAAAGAGTGGAAAACACAATAATGAAACCAAAGCAGATGAGTGATTCATTCTGAAACAAAGCTAGTAATCTGGCAGTGATATCTTTTTACATAAGGGTCTTCATACTTCATATTCTtgtacttctgctttttgctgttggACCTCAGGAAAATGGTATGtccttttcatttcaacatttttaaggagagaaaagcaaaaaatatatgtatttttgaaacCACATTAATATGGGAGTGTGAGAACTGAAATGCATTCTTCcttaagaaaacatttagcCTTTTTTTATGATAAGGCTGGTTAAAATTTCTGAGACATTTGTTTTGGCATCCTCAACTTGTTCTTTTAATCCAGTCTGTGAGTtgcaaaacattaaattaatgGACCTGCCAGGTGGCAGCTGAATTTATGAAATGCAgactggttttgtttatttctgttcttgttgCCTGGGACCTTTCCCTGTTTTCTGGTCCCCTGTGGTACCACTAACAGCGTCATAAACTGAATCTAAGATATGATCACCTCAGGATCACCTCGTCAGTTCTGGGTCGTGTTTGACACTGATTCGTAAGTATGTAGGATGAACTAAAAAAAAGTAGGGCAGTTGCATCTGTTTCATTTGTGACCATTCATGTCCATGGTGAGGTGACCAAGGTGTGACAAGACGTGGGCCAAATGACCAGCTAATTTTTctagggaggaaaaagaaatgtcaccTTTCCCACTCAAATCATATTGAAGAAGTGGAGGAGCTCCctctctgtgcctgcagcagtcTTGATTTCAGCAGTATGCAATGGACAGGATCAGCAAAAATATTGAGGCAGAAAACAGCTCATTCTCAAACCtttgctgcctctgctgggCTAAGAGCAAAAGGCGCTGAGGTCTCAGCGTTATCCATGCTGCTATCAGGACACACTGTGCTGTGGGGATCAGTGCTGATCAGAGCTGGGCATCATTTACACACAGCCTTGGTCCTGCTAGGAGTGCATGTGAGCATCTAACTCATAGAAACCAGGCAAGGGCACGGGCACTGGTGATCTGTGTCCTTTCTTGCCCCTCCAGGCAGTAACTCTTGTCTTTTCTACATCCAGCACAGGGCTCAGAAAACTCCCCCCAGACAGCACAGGCACTGTGAGAGATGCTTCAGCCGGCACTGCCGCACACCGATCGAGCCCTCCGTCTCCTGCATGGTGATCAGCTGCCGCTTTCACTGCGGAGCCACCTTCCACACGTGCAAGGAGGAGGAGCACCAACTGCTCTGCCCCTTGGAGCAGGTGCCCTGCCTCAACTCAGACTATGGCTGTCCTTTTTCCATGGCCCGCTTTAAGCTGGCAAAGCACCTTCAGGTCTGTCCAGCCAGCGTTGTCTGCTGCTCGATGGAGTGGAATCGCTGGCCAAACGTGGATTCAGACACAACCCTCCATAAGAATATTATGAAGGAGACCTTAAGCGAGGAGTGTCTGGACACAGCATTGGCGCTCAGAGACCAGAAGATACTTTTCAGGAGTTTGAGAGTAGCCGACTTGTTTCCAGAGTGGAGGAAAAAGGATGAAGTGGAAGAGCTAATGGATGAAGCCATGGGTGGGGAAGAAGGTGCCGTGGGAGGATTGGCCTGTGGTTCCCAAGATGGCAATGACCAGGCATCTGAGCTCAGCCAACGTGAGCGTGAAGATTTGGCAAAGGACAAGGAAGGAATGGATCTGGGGAGTTACAAAACCTGGGAGAACATTTTCAGCAAAGAGCTCTTGGCTTGCAAGGTAACAGGCTCAGCAGCTGGCACGCgaaaaaatacagaggaggCTTCCAAGAAAACAGCATCAGGACCTTgtgcttccagctctgcagagaaggcaaAGGAAACGCCTGGTAAtacagaagaagcaaaagacCAAAAGTCTGAACAAGTAACTCCAAATAAAGAAATGACAGGGCTGGCTCCTTGGCAAGAAGGGGTCCTGGAGAGGCTGAAGAAAGAAGTTGGTGTAGCCGATTACAACATGTATCTGGTACATCACGGAGGAATGCTTATCCGCTTTGGCCAGCTAGCTGCTTGCACTCcgaaagaaaaagactttgtATATGGGAACTTGGAAGCTCAGGAGGTGAAGACTGTCTACACCTTCAAAGTGCCAGTTAGTTACTGTGGCAAAAGAGCACGACTAGGAGATGCACTGGGACATAAGATGCCAACTTCAGACAAGTCGGTGGATACCTCAGAATTGGGAATAAACCCAGAAGAACTGCCTACGGCAAATATAGTTAAAGCCACACTGCTGTGTGCATTGGAGAAAGAACTGAAAGGCCATGAGATCTCCGAAGCAAGGGGTATCGATGGACTCTTTGTGGACTTTGCAACACAGACTTACAGCTTTCCTTTGGAGCCTTTCTCCTCCAATGCTGTTCTAGCAGATGTTCTGGATGAAAAAAGCCAACCAGAACTCCACGTGGAGCTGTACACTGAATGTGTAACCAGAAGACACAACAAAAGCAGTTCAGCTTTCACATTCACTTGCAGTCATTTCTTCAGGAGGGACGAGTTTGCATCCCACTTCAAGAATGTGCATGCTGATATCCAGTCATGTCTGGATGGATGGTTTCAGCATCGCTGTCCGCTGGCCTACTTGGGATGTACTTTTGTTCAAAATCACTTCCGCCCTGATGGACATAAGGCCAAGGTTATATACAGCAAGCCTCTCAAGACATTTGCTATTAAACCAGAGGTTGACACCCTCCTTGCTGAATCAGGGAAATGCAATTACACAGTGGACAATCGAGGGAGAAACAAGGATTTGCTAAGCAGCCTCCCACTGGAAGTGCTGAAGTACATTGCTGGGTTCCTGGACAGCTTCAGTTTATCTCAGCTATCGCAAGTGTCAGTGCTGATGAGGGATATCTGTGCCACTCTACTTCAAGAGAGGGTGGTCCTGCTggtctgggagaaaaaaagatattcccATGGTGGTACTTCATGGAAAGTTCGCAGAAAGGCAAGTGACTGCAACACTGGGGAAAAGACAGCCACGGGGTATCACCAGATTACACACAAGCATAGCAAGTGATGCTGCAAATAAGCATGTAGATAGGGGGAAGGTTCATGAAGTTAAGAATTTGCAGCCCAATGTGTCCTGGGTGGTCGGTGCTATAAAGTACAGTACATCTAGCAAAGGCAGGAAGGTGTAAGTGGGTATCTACTTACTAGCTGCAGGTCGCCACCCAAGCTTGTCTTGAGTAACCTGTTTGCATTTGCACCGTATTTAGGCACTAGGAGCTGAGAATTCCTGGTACTTAAAGGTCACATACAGGGTTTAAAAGAACTTGCAGTTCATCCTTTTGTTTTAGTCTTTACAAGCTGATATAGAGTACATTGAAGGGTAAAGAACTAGATGTGACTGTGAAAGGAGCTCAGGCATTCGCATCAATCCCACAGTGTTTTGGAGTCatataataatagaaaataatttatttctaatgtgTAATTTACATctatcttcttttagtttaaaaccattaccccttgctctatcactacactcccttACAAAGAGTTCCTcctcatctttcctgtaggccccctttaggtactggaaggctgctcccTGGAgcaggtctccctggagccctctcttctctgggctaaacaaccccaactctctcagcctgtcttcataagagaggtgctccagccctctgatcatcatcatggccctcctctggacccccTCTAACAGTTCCACATttctcttgtgctgggagccccagagctgaaggtagtactccaggtggggtctcacaagagcagagtagaggaggagaattacctcccttgacctgctggccacgcttcctttgatgcagcccaggacatggttggctttctgggctgcaagtgcacattgccagctcatgctTAGTTTTTCATCCACTGATACCCCCAAGCCTTTTTCCACATGGCGtctctccacccagcctgtatttgtgcttgggattgccccggtCCAGttgcaggaccttgcacttggccttgttgaactcgATGAGGTTCTcccaggcccacctctcaaccctgttcaggtccctctgaatggcatcCCGTCACTCCAGCGTGTTGAACACACCACagagcttggtgtcatcagcaaagttgctgagggtgcactcgatcccactgtccatgtcaccaacaaagatgttaaacagcgcCGGTCCCAGTAccaacccctgaggaacaccactcattacaGATCTCCACCCAGACATCGAGCCATTGACAGCAACNNNNNNNNNNNNNNNNNNNNNNNNNNNNNNNNNNNNNNNNNNNNNNNNNNNNNNNNNNNNNNNNNNNNNNNNNNNNNNNNNNNNNNNNNNNNNNNNNNNNNNNNNNNNNNNNNNNNNNNNNNNNNNNNNNNNNNNNNNNNNNNNNNNNNNNNNNNNNNNNNNNNNNNNNNNNNNNNNNNNNNNNNNNNNNNNNNNNNNNNNNNNNNNNNNNNNNNNNNNNNNNNNNNNNNNNNNNNNNNNNNNNNNNNNNNNNNNNNNNNNNNNNNNNNNNNNNNNNNNNNNNNNNNNNNNNNNNNNNNNNNNNNNNNNNNNNNNNNNNNNNNNNNNNNNNNNNNNNNNNNNNNNNNNNNNNNNNNNNNNNNNNNNNNNNNNNNNNNNNNNNNNNNNNNNNNNNNNNNNNNNNNNNNNNNNNNNNNNNNNNNNNNNNNNNNNNNNNNNNNNNNNNNNNNNNNNNNNNNNNNNNNNNNNNNNNNNNNNNNNNNNNNNNNNNNNNNNNNNNNNNNNNNNNNNNNNNNNNNNNNNNNNNNNNNNNNNNNNNNNNNNNNNNNNNNNNNNNNNNNNNNNNNNNNNNNNNNNNNNNNNNNNNNNNNNNNNNNNNNNNNNNNNNNNNNNNNNNNNNNNNNNNNNNNNNNNNNNNNNNNNNNNNNNNNNNNNNNNNNNNNNNNNNNNNNNNNNNNNNNNNNNNNNNNNNNNNNNNNNNNNNNNNNNNNNNNNNNNNNNNNNNNNNNNNNNNNNNNNNNNNNNNNNNNNNNNNNNNNNNNNNNNNNNNNNNNNNNNNNNNNNNNNNNNNNNNNNNNNNNNNNNNNNNNNNNNNNNNNNNNNNNNNNNNNNNNNNNNNNNNNNNNNNNNNNNNNNNNNNNNNNNNNNNNNNNNNNNNNNNNNNNNNNNNNNNNNNNNNNNNNNNNNNNNNNNNNNNNNNNNNNNNNNNNNNNNNNNNNNNNNNNNNNNNNNNNNNNNNNNNNNNNNNNNNNNNNNNNNNNNNNNNNNNNNNNNNNNNNNNNNNNNNNNNNNNNNNNNNNNNNNNNNNNNNNNNNNNNNNNNNNNNNNNNNNNNNNNNNNNNNNNNNNNNNNNNNNNNNNNNNNNNNNNNNNNNNNNNNNNNNNNNNNNNNNNNNNNNNNNNNNNNNNNNNNNNNNNNNNNNNNNNNNNNNNNNNNNNNNNNNNNNNNNNNNNNNNNNNNNNNNNNNNNNNNNNNNNNNNNNNNNNNNNNNNNNNNNNNNNNNNNNNNNNNNNNNNNNNNNNNNNNNNNNNNNNNNNNNNNNNNNNNNNNNNNNNNNNNNNNNNNNNNNNNNNNNNNNNNNNNNNNNNNNNNNNNNNNNNNNNNNNNNNNNNNNNNNNNNNNNNNNNNNNNNNNNNNNNNNNNNNNNNNNNNNNNNNNNNNNNNNNNNNNNNNNNNNNNNNNNNNNNNNNNNNNNNNNNNNNNNNNNNNNNNNNNNNNNNNNNNNNNNNNNNNNNNNNNNNNNNNNNNNNNNNNNNNNNNNNNNNNNNNNNNNNNNNNNNNNNNNNNNNNNNNNNNNNNNNNNNNNNNNNNNNNNNNNNNNNNNNNNNNNNNNNNNNNNNNNNNNNNNNNNNNNNNNNNNNNNNNNNNNNNNNNNNNNNNNNNNNNNNNNNNNNNNNNNNNNNNNNNNNNNNNNNNNNNNNNNNNNNNNNNNNNNNNNNNNNNNNNNNNNNNNNNNNNNNNNNNNNNNNNNNNNNNNNNNNNNNNNNNNNNNNNNNNNNNNNNNNNNNNNNNNNNNNNNNNNNNNNNNNNNNNNNNNNNNNNNNNNNNNNNNNNNNNNNNNNNNNNNNNNNNNNNNNNNNNNNNNNNNNNNNNNNNNNNNNNNNNNNNNNNNNNNNNNNNNNNNNNNNNNNNNNNNNNNNNNNNNNNNNNNNNNNNNNNNNNNNNNNNNNNNNNNNNNNNNNNNNNNNNNNNNNNNNNNNNNNNNNNNNNNNNNNNNNNNNNNNNNNNNNNNNNNNNNNNNNNNNNNNNNNNNNNNNNNNNNNNNNNNNNNNNNNNNNNNNNNNNNNNNNNNNNNNNNNNNNNNNNNNNNNNNNNNNNNNNNNNNNNNNNNNNNNNNNNNNNNNNNNNNNNNNNNNNNNNNNNNNNNNNNNNNNNNNNNNNNNNNNNNNNNN
This genomic window from Cygnus olor isolate bCygOlo1 chromosome 1, bCygOlo1.pri.v2, whole genome shotgun sequence contains:
- the FBXO40 gene encoding F-box only protein 40, whose amino-acid sequence is MIKHRAQKTPPRQHRHCERCFSRHCRTPIEPSVSCMVISCRFHCGATFHTCKEEEHQLLCPLEQVPCLNSDYGCPFSMARFKLAKHLQVCPASVVCCSMEWNRWPNVDSDTTLHKNIMKETLSEECLDTALALRDQKILFRSLRVADLFPEWRKKDEVEELMDEAMGGEEGAVGGLACGSQDGNDQASELSQREREDLAKDKEGMDLGSYKTWENIFSKELLACKVTGSAAGTRKNTEEASKKTASGPCASSSAEKAKETPGNTEEAKDQKSEQVTPNKEMTGLAPWQEGVLERLKKEVGVADYNMYLVHHGGMLIRFGQLAACTPKEKDFVYGNLEAQEVKTVYTFKVPVSYCGKRARLGDALGHKMPTSDKSVDTSELGINPEELPTANIVKATLLCALEKELKGHEISEARGIDGLFVDFATQTYSFPLEPFSSNAVLADVLDEKSQPELHVELYTECVTRRHNKSSSAFTFTCSHFFRRDEFASHFKNVHADIQSCLDGWFQHRCPLAYLGCTFVQNHFRPDGHKAKVIYSKPLKTFAIKPEVDTLLAESGKCNYTVDNRGRNKDLLSSLPLEVLKYIAGFLDSFSLSQLSQVSVLMRDICATLLQERVVLLVWEKKRYSHGGTSWKVRRKASDCNTGEKTATGYHQITHKHSK